The following proteins come from a genomic window of Pocillopora verrucosa isolate sample1 chromosome 6, ASM3666991v2, whole genome shotgun sequence:
- the LOC131792638 gene encoding uncharacterized protein, translating into MALHRTIPANINIAGEPIKIWYPNQPKACRNCGATDHMAKDCSAVRCFNCECPGHRAQECKDSPRCSVCLADNHSMPQCPFLLFSANVDSEPTPPKTEKEKEQERAQRAKEREERQKKLQQQREQQRQQEEQQKLLEKQEQQEQQKQQDQEKQREQQRDEGRRERPRERRDERGRDDREERRDDRRDGRRERDRSDRDYYRGHDGRDRSSRRDYSGSETDDDGWERVKPRRRRYRY; encoded by the coding sequence ATGGCGCTACATCGAACTATCCCTGCCAACATCAACATAGCTGGTGAACCTATCAAAATATGGTACCCAAATCAGCCAAAAGCTTGCCGGAATTGTGGAGCTACTGACCACATGGCCAAAGACTGCTCCGCAGTCCgttgttttaattgtgaatGCCCTGGGCATCGAGCTCAAGAATGTAAAGACTCGCCAAGATGTTCCGTTTGTTTAGCAGACAACCATTCCATGCCTCAATGCCCCTTCCTGCTCTTCAGCGCGAACGTCGATAGTGAGCCAACGCCAcctaaaactgaaaaggaaaaggaacaagagCGAGCCCAGCGCGccaaggaaagagaagaaaggcagaaaaaactacaacaacagagAGAACAACAGcgacaacaagaagaacaacagaaattacTAGAAAAGCAGGAAcagcaagaacaacagaaacaacaagatcaagagaaacaaCGAGAACAACAACGCGACGAAGGTAGAAGAGAACGACCAAGAGAACGAAGAGACGAGCGAGGGAGGGACGATCGAGAAGAACGAAGAGATGACCGGAGAGACGGcagaagagagagagatagaagcGATCGAGATTATTATCGCGGCCACGATGGCCGCGATAGATCTTCCCGCCGTGACTACTCTGGCTCCGAAACTGATGATGATGGATGGGAGAGAGTTAAACCTAGGAGAAGGCGGTacagatattaa